The Streptococcus pluranimalium genome contains a region encoding:
- a CDS encoding ROK family glucokinase, with amino-acid sequence MSKKLLGIDLGGTTIKFGILTEAGEVQEKWAIETNILEGGKHIVPDIVASIKHRLDMYSLTSDDFVGIGMGSPGAVNRDDKTVTGAFNLNWKETQEVGSVIEKETGIPFAIDNDANVAALGERWVGAGANNPDVVFVTLGTGVGGGVIADGNLIHGIAGAGGEIGHMVVEPDTGFECTCGTVGCLETVASATGVVRVARRLAESYEGDSSIKAAIDNGEGVSSKDIFEAAQGGDNFANSVVDKVCFYLGLATANISNLLNPDSVVIGGGVSAAGEFLRRRVEANFKKYTFPQVRQSTQIKLAELGNDAGIIGAASLARTEH; translated from the coding sequence ATGAGTAAAAAATTATTAGGTATTGATCTTGGCGGAACAACCATAAAATTTGGGATTTTAACAGAAGCCGGAGAGGTTCAAGAGAAATGGGCGATTGAAACCAATATCCTTGAGGGTGGTAAACATATTGTTCCTGATATAGTGGCATCAATTAAGCACCGTTTAGATATGTACAGTCTAACAAGTGATGATTTTGTTGGAATTGGGATGGGTTCACCTGGCGCTGTCAATCGTGACGATAAAACGGTAACAGGTGCCTTCAACCTCAACTGGAAAGAAACACAAGAAGTGGGGTCTGTTATTGAAAAGGAAACAGGTATTCCATTTGCTATTGACAACGATGCTAACGTTGCAGCTTTAGGGGAGCGCTGGGTAGGTGCAGGTGCTAATAATCCAGATGTTGTTTTTGTAACCCTTGGAACTGGTGTCGGCGGCGGTGTTATTGCTGATGGAAATCTTATCCATGGAATAGCTGGTGCAGGCGGTGAAATTGGACACATGGTCGTTGAACCTGACACTGGATTTGAATGTACCTGCGGGACAGTTGGTTGTCTTGAAACGGTAGCCTCTGCGACAGGTGTTGTTCGTGTAGCTCGCCGTTTAGCAGAAAGTTACGAAGGAGATTCATCCATTAAAGCAGCTATTGATAATGGCGAAGGCGTATCAAGTAAAGATATCTTTGAAGCTGCTCAAGGCGGCGATAATTTTGCTAATAGTGTTGTGGATAAGGTCTGTTTCTATCTTGGACTTGCCACAGCTAACATTTCTAATCTATTGAATCCTGATTCAGTAGTTATTGGTGGAGGTGTTTCAGCAGCCGGTGAATTCTTGCGTCGTCGTGTTGAAGCTAATTTTAAAAAATACACTTTTCCACAAGTTCGTCAATCAACACAAATTAAATTGGCAGAGCTAGGAAACGATGCTGGTATTATTGGTGCTGCCAGTTTGGCAAGAACGGAACACTAA
- a CDS encoding YqgQ family protein, which translates to MKTLYDVQQLLKQFGIYVYVGKRLFDIELMKLELARLHDNGLIEREQYLQAELILRREHRIELEKEENNE; encoded by the coding sequence ATGAAAACTCTCTATGATGTCCAGCAGTTGCTTAAACAATTTGGTATTTATGTCTATGTCGGTAAACGTCTTTTTGATATCGAACTGATGAAATTAGAATTAGCCAGACTTCACGATAATGGGCTCATTGAACGTGAGCAATACTTACAGGCTGAATTAATTTTAAGACGGGAGCATCGTATAGAACTAGAAAAGGAAGAGAACAATGAGTAA
- a CDS encoding Dps family protein, giving the protein MVYDKTQAVLNQAVADLSKAASIVHQTHWYMRGPGFFYLHPKMDELMEELDETLDVVSERLITIGGAPYSTLKEFDEHSKLTEEVGSYDYSMTERLEKLVEVYSYLSELFQEGLGVSDEEGDDPSNGIFSDAQDAVQKTLWMLQAELGRPSGL; this is encoded by the coding sequence ATGGTATATGACAAAACACAAGCAGTTTTAAATCAAGCTGTCGCAGATCTTTCAAAAGCAGCATCAATTGTTCACCAAACTCATTGGTACATGCGTGGCCCAGGATTCTTTTATCTTCATCCTAAAATGGATGAATTAATGGAAGAATTGGATGAAACACTTGATGTGGTGAGCGAGCGTCTTATCACGATTGGTGGTGCCCCATATTCGACCTTGAAAGAATTTGATGAGCATTCTAAGCTTACAGAAGAAGTTGGCTCATATGACTACTCAATGACAGAACGCCTAGAAAAATTAGTTGAGGTGTACTCATATCTTTCAGAACTCTTCCAAGAAGGTTTGGGTGTTAGTGATGAGGAAGGGGATGATCCTTCAAATGGTATTTTCTCAGATGCTCAAGATGCTGTTCAAAAAACATTGTGGATGCTCCAAGCTGAACTTGGTCGCCCGTCAGGATTGTAA
- a CDS encoding prepilin peptidase, protein MTILIFFIGSTIGSFVGLVVDRFPEHSIISPASHCMTCQTCLKWYDLIPVVSQILSKSRCRYCQANLPVRYAIIEACCGLLALFSFWQILTPSQAILLATSLCLSLYDIKSHSFPFIIWLFVFIPMSLFYHWENMTVILLLIGFLAEIKNIRMGSGDFLFLALLSLSIGFQEILWLIQIASGLGILALTIKKDRELAFVPYLSLAYLIVLVFHHTSL, encoded by the coding sequence ATGACAATCTTAATCTTTTTTATCGGCTCTACAATTGGTTCCTTTGTAGGACTTGTTGTCGACCGTTTCCCTGAGCATTCAATCATCTCCCCTGCAAGTCACTGTATGACCTGCCAAACTTGTCTCAAATGGTATGACTTAATCCCCGTTGTCTCGCAAATACTTTCTAAAAGTCGCTGCCGCTACTGCCAAGCTAACCTTCCTGTACGATACGCCATTATTGAAGCCTGCTGTGGCCTATTAGCTTTATTTTCTTTTTGGCAAATCCTAACTCCTAGTCAAGCTATTCTCTTGGCGACTAGTCTTTGCCTATCGCTGTACGATATCAAATCACATTCCTTTCCTTTCATAATCTGGTTATTTGTTTTTATACCGATGTCACTCTTTTATCACTGGGAAAACATGACGGTAATACTCCTTTTGATTGGCTTTTTAGCAGAAATCAAAAATATCAGAATGGGCAGCGGAGACTTTCTCTTCCTTGCTTTACTTTCTTTATCTATCGGCTTTCAAGAAATACTATGGCTCATTCAGATCGCCTCAGGTCTAGGTATTTTAGCTCTAACGATAAAAAAAGATAGAGAACTAGCATTCGTTCCCTATCTCAGTTTGGCTTATCTTATTGTCTTAGTCTTCCATCATACCAGCTTGTAA